The DNA sequence ATAGCTTTCAATTTCATAGACTTTTGATTCTGTTACAGCTTATCAATTTTAGCAGCCAAAATGAAATCATTTTCTGAAAGTCCGTTAACCGAGTGTGTCCACAATTCAATAACTACCTTCCCGTAATAGACGTGCATAACCGGGTGATGATTCTCTTTTTCTGACAATATTGCTACCTTATTTACAAAGTCGATTGTCTGTTTGTAGTTTTTGAAGTGATATTCTTTGACGATCTTTTTGTATTCGATTACATTCCAGCTTTCGTCAATCTTTTCCCGATATTCTGCAATCTGTTTCGGATCAAATGCAGGTGTACCACCTTCGCAGGGAACACATTTTTTTGTACTTAAATCCATGACGTCATAATTTTTATCGGATGTATTTCATATCCGGGTTAATAACATTCTGAATCTTCTCTCAAATAATTAACAATCAGCGGAGATACTTGTTTTCCTTTCCCATCAACCATTCTGGTTCTCATCTGTTGTTAACGGATGATTGAATCAAAATACGAATTGACATGGTACAAAAATCTATTCTCAATATAAAACCCCTGGGATTTCAATGGGAAACCTTTGATCCATTTATCTTCTGTGTTCATCATCGCGACGAATACCCCAAAGGGAATGCAGAAATGGGTCCGGCGGCATCGCTTGAAGGCCGAAACATCGGTCAGGACTTTACCAAAAAAGAGGGTTGGCGAATGTATCACGGTCAGAAAATTCCCGGGTTTCCGTATCATCCTCATCGTGGTTTTGAAACGGTTACAGTGGTAAAAGAAGGTCTGGTTGATCATACCGACTCGTTGGGTGCAGCTGGCCGTTTTGGCAAAGGAGATGTGCAGTGGATGACTGCTGGCAAAGGGGTTCAACATTCCGAGATGTTTCCGCTCATCCATCAGGATAGAGAAAATCCGATGGAACTTTTCCAGATTTGGTTAAACTTACCCAAGGCCAGCAAATTTGTTGAACCGTATTTTAAAATGTTATGGGAAGACAACATTCCGGTTTTAAAACGAACTGGCAGTAATGGGAAATCAGTTGAAATAAACGTGATTGCCGGTACAATTTATGACACAAAGGCTCCCGATCCAACACCTGATTCCTGGGCAGCCAACCCAGATCACGAAGTAGCTATTTTAACGATTAAACTCGAAGCTGGTGCTGATTGGACCTTACCCGAAACTAGTTCCGAAGCAAACCGGACACTCTATTTTTACAAGGGAAAAGGATTGCAAATTGAAGGCGAAATTATTCCAGAGTATCATTCAGTTCAGGTAAAAGCTGCCAGCGAAATTAAACTTCAGTCCGGAAATGAGGATTGTTTTTTGCTGATGTTGCAGGGAAAACCAATTAATGAGCCCGTTGTTCAATACGGACCTTTTGTTATGAATTCAAAAGCAGAAATCCAGGAAGCATATCTGGATTACCAGCAAACCCAATTCGGTGGTTGGCCGTGGCCGAAACACGAACAGGCACACGACCGCAATAAAGGAAGATTTGCCTTATATGCCGATGGTACAGAAGAATTAAAATCATAAATCAGAACTGGCTTTCTATGCCGATTTTGAACAGGTCCCCGTTAATAAGTCAAGTATTTCTTTGGTAAAAAAGCTGTAATAAATAGTTTTGCCTTGAAATTAGGGAATTGAAATCTGACGAATATATATTCAAGTTAGTTTAAGCGCTGCCGACCAAGTCGGAATGTTTACGGCTGAGGTATTCAACCCTCAACATCAGCATCAACAAAACCAGAATACAAACAATAGCCCTTACCGAATAAATGGTTGCCAATGTTCCCTTACTCGATAAAAGGGAAATTGCTGGGGTAACAGCCATGGCGATCCAAATCAGAAACGACTCGGAATTTTCGCGGGTTTTCCAGAGTCGGCTGACGACCGGGAAATAGGCAATCACCAGGATTCCCTGAGTTAAGGTATGAGTTACCACATGATTCCGGGTAACGAACCAAAACAGCAAAATAACAACTACGGCAACAAGACAACCCTTATCGAAACGACTAAAACGTGAAGTATGGTCGCCCCAAAGATAGATAGCGATGGTGACACTTAACGCAAGTACAAGGTCGGTCGTATTCAGGATATTGTCGAGCAAACTAAAATTGTCGGATTTTAAATAGGTTGCCAAACTAATTGCAACTGCAATGGTGAAAAAAATCCACATAGCCAAAGCCGGTTTAATCTTCTGCTTATAAGTGAGCCAGCAATACCAGACCGTAATAAACAAATTAAGAAGAGACACGCTTACAATGGATATCTCTCGAACCAGATTTTCAGGCATAAAAACAGTTTTAAATAAGTTGAAAACAAGTTGCAAGTATATCACATTATTCGAAATTTTAATCATTCATTTTTGAGGATTGAATAGTACCTTTGAAGTACAATTTAGAATTCCACCATCATGTCAGCTTTTATTAACGAAATAGAGATTGCCCAAATTCTGGAACGGAATCAAAATCCTGATCCTGCAAAAGTTAGTGCCGTACTGAACAAGGCCAAAGAGATGAAAGGCCTTGATTTGGAAGATGTAGCCGTACTCTCCAAAATCACCGATCCGATGCAGTTGTTCGAGCTTTTCGAAGAAGCCAATCACATTAAGGAAAAGATTTATGGCAAGCGGCTGGTCATTTTTGCCCCTTTATACATTTCCAATTTATGCGCGAACGAATGCAGCTATTGCGCCTTCAGGGCTAAAAACAAATCCATTCTTCGTCGTTCGCTTAATCAGGACGAAATCAAACGCGAAACCGAAATACTCGTCAGTCAGGGACACAAGCGCATTTTGATGGTTGCCGGCGAATCCTATCCCAAACAAGGATTTCAGTATATCATTGATTCTATTGCATCAATTTATGAGGCAAAAGTCGGGAACGGCGAAATCCGGAGGGTAAATGTCAACATCGCACCTCTCGATCTTCCTGATTTTAAACTACTGAAAGAGGCCAAAATCGGAACCTTCCAGCTTTTTCAGGAAACCTACAATCGTCAAATATACAGCGAAGTGCATACCGGTGGCAAAAAGAAAGATTACGACTACCGGGTTACTGCATTGCATCGCGCCATGGAAGCCGGTATCGACGATGTTGGAATCGGGGTGCTTTTTGGGTTGGCTGATTTCCATTTTGAATTGCTGGCCTTAATGCAACACATTCAGGAGCTTGAAAAGGTTTTTGGAGTTGGACCGCACACCATTAGCGTTCCTCGCATCGAACCAGCAACCGGATCTGACCTTTCAGCTCATCCGCCACATGCTGTTTCCGATCTCGACTTCCGGAAAATCATCGCTATTCTTCGTCTGGCTGTTCCTTATACCGGCATTATCATGTCGACCCGCGAAACTGCCCACATGCGACGCGACACTTTTGCTTTGGGTGTTTCACAGATTTCGGCCGGAAGCCGCACCAATCCAGGTGGTTACAGCGATTCTTTACACGACGACAGCGGCCAGTTCTGTCTGGGCGACCATCGTCCGCTGGACGAAGTGATTCGCGATGTGGCCGAAATGGATTACATTCCTTCGTTCTGCACAGGTTGTTACCGCCTTGGGCGCACAGGACAGGATTTTATGGACCGAGCAAAACCTGGCGACATCAAGAACCATTGTAACCCAAATGCTGTTTCTACTTTCATGGAATACCTGATGGACTATGCTTCGTACGAAACCCGCCTGATTGGTGAAAACCTGATTGAAGATGTAATCAGTTCGATGCACGGACTTGCCCGCGAAAGAGCAATCACCTTGCTCGAAAAGGTAAAAAATGGTAACCACGATATGTATTGCTAATATTGAAAATCAGAGAAATGAAGATAAAAGTCCTTTCAGTAAATACCTCAGAAAAAAAAGGAACTGTAAAAAAGCCAGTGGATACCATTCGGTTAACTGATATTGGAGTCGTTGGCGATGCTCACTCGGGCAAATGGCACCGTCAGGTTAGCCTACTGGCAAACGAAAGTATTGCTAAATTCTCGGAAGAAGCAGGCCGTAACATTAAATTCGGCGAATTTGCTGAAAACATTACTACGGAAGGCTTACTACTGCACGAATGCCGTCCGCTCGACCGTTTCCGGAATGAAAATCTGGAACTGGAAGTCACCCAGATTGGGAAAAAATGCCACGGCGATAACTGCTCCATTTTTCGCGAAGTGGGCAATTGCGTGATGCCCAAAGAAGGCATTTTTGCACGTGTTATCCACAGCGGAAACCTGAAGGCTGGCGACCAGTTGGAATACCTGCCCAAAGTGATCAACATTCAGATCATCACTTTGAGCGACAGGGCCAGCGCCGGCGAATATGCCGATAAAAGCGGTCCCCAAATCAAAAATCTGGCTGAAACTTTTTTTTCAGGAATTAAAAGACAAACTGCAGTTACAAATCATTTAATTTCTGATGATCAGGAACAACTTGCACAACTGATTGAGTTCGCCATTTCGCAGCAAGTTGATGTGGTTTTTACAACCGGTGGCACTGGAATTGGACCGCGAGACATTACACCGGAAACGGTTCGCCCGTTGCTCGATAAGGAAATTCCGGGAATCATGGAACTGATTCGGGTAAAATATGGGATGGAAAAACCTGCGGCCTTGCTGAGTCGCAGTATTGCTGGTGTTTCGGGCAAAACACTCATTTACACTTTGCCCGGAAGTGTAAAAGCTGTAACCGAATACTGCAACGAAATTCTCCCAACTATCGAACATTCATTGTATATGATTGAAGGGATTGACAGCCATTAAGAGTGTAAGAGACAAACCTAAGAACCCGAATTTACCAAAGTCTTAAACTCTTTTTTTGATTGACTTTTTTAACTTTGTAAAAAAACGAATATAAATGGGACACAATGCAATGAAATTAGAGTTGATAGAGTGGCTCACCAAACTTGAAGATAGTGAGACATTGAATTATTTGAAAATAGTAAAAGACTCAAATGAAAATGCTCAGGACTGGTGGCATGAGTTACCAGAGTCAGTCAAGAATGGTATTCACCAAGGACTTGATGATGTTACAGAAGGACGAATCGTTTCGCATAACGATGTGAAAAAGAAATATGGTCTCTAAGTTCAACCTATTTTGGACAGAGGAAGCCATTCGGGATCTGGAAAGTATATTGGATTATCTCTCACAAAAATGGAGTATAAAAGAAGTCCTCAATTTCAAAAAATCACTTTCCTCGCAGATCAAGTTGATCGAACAATTCCCGACGATTTTTCCTCTTTCAAAATATAATCCACGATTAAGAAAGGCTGTTTTGAGTAAGCAAACAATTATTTTCTATGAAATAAAAGATCATTTCATTTACATTGTTTACCTATTTAGCACCGCGCAAAATTCTGAAAATATTAAATAATGCCAATAACATGATAAACGCCATTATACTCATCAATGCCGAGCGCACCAAAATCAATTCAGTAGCAGAACAATTGGTCAGTTTGACCGGAATTACAGATGTTTACTCCGTCAGTGGACGATTCGATTTGGTTGCAGTTATCCGACTGCCTCACGCTGAAGATCTGGCTGAACTGATCACCGAGAAAGTAACCAAAGTTGAAGGGATAACCCAAACCGAGTCGATGGTAGCTTTCAAAACGCTTTCGAAAAGCGATATGGCCAGCATGTTTGAGCTAGGCAATTAGCATGAATTGGTATGAAATTGTGTAATATCCATTCATTTTCAATGGGATATTAACAAATCTATTTTTATGTAATTATTCTTTCGGGCTTATTCCACATATCAAAAATTGGTTGTATTTTGTCTTCACCTAAAACCACAATTCCGAATAAGCAATGCCTGAAGAAAAAGACATTTCATTTAAGAACCTTTATTTTAAAATCAGTTCGAAATTTGATTACCTCGAAGTTTTAATTGATGACATCAATTTTTCTGATCAAAAAACCTACATCGCTTCGGTTTCGGTCATTCTTGAATATGCATTAGCCGTTTATCCAAGATACGTTATCATCAATAAACTAAATTCAAAATTCAGGATTATTCCAGAATTATATCCGTTTACTCAAAGAAACATAATTGCTCCGCTAAAATCAAACGGGGTCAGAAAAATTATAGTCCTGACAAATGAAGGCGGACAGCGGTACGAGGAGATCGGGAAAGCAGAACCTTTCATTAAAGCATTTCAGTCAAAAGCTGAGATAATAAAATGGATTTCTGAAAATCCTTAGCATATCTGTAAACTCCGAAAGCTCAATCGGAAAACCAGAAACTGTTTCATATTTGATTCGAAGGGTATAAACAAAACTACCGATACAACTGTTTCTAATTCTTACAATTAGTCATTTAAGAAAACAGTCCAACTTCAAAATTTAAAAATTATGAAACGTAGAAATTTTATTGCCCTTGTCGGGACTTCTTTAGTCGCCGCCCCAGTTTGGTCAAACGTTTACAACTCCAAAATACCAGCACAAAAGGCTATTGATGCTACTTTTCCAGAGTTACCATATGCTTACAACGCGCTAGAGCCAGTCATTGATGCAAAAACAATGGAGATTCATTACACGAAACACCACAAAGCATATTTCAACAATTTTCTGGCAGCCATCAAAGATTCGCCCGCTGCCGAGATGAATTTAACAGACTTATTTGCTGGCATCAGCAAACAGAGCGCTGCCATCCGAAATAATGGCGGGGGATATTACAACCATAAGCTTTTCTGGGAAAATATGTCGCCAACAAAGTCGAGTCCTTCAGTTGTTTTGAAAGGCGCCATTGACAAAAGTTTTGGAACAATGGATAAATTCAAAGAAGAATTCGCCAATGCCGCAAAGAAGCACTTCGGAAGTGGATGGGCCTGGCTGGTTGCCGGAAAAGATGGCAATCTCTTCGTAAGCGACACCCTCAATCAGGATAATCCGTTGATGGATGTGGTTGATAAAAAAGGAACTCCGCTCCTTTGTCTCGACGTGTGGGAACACGCCTATTACCTTCAATATCAAAACAAAAGAGCCGAATACGTCGACAATTTCTGGGACATTGTGAACTGGGATGTCGTTAGCAAACGATACGAAAACAGATAGATTTGATTTAGCTATATTTTAGTGAGCGGGTGACTTCGAGTCACCCGCTCACTCGCTTTTATGCCAGTTCTTCACCGTTTTTTTTTTACCTTTCCAACATTAAAACAGAAGCCATGATTAAAAATGTTGTAATTATTGGGGCTGGAAATCTGGCCACTCAATTGGCTCTTTCCCTTCACGAAAAGGGAATTCTGGTGAAACAGGTTTACAGCCGAAAAACAGAAGCCGCATCGGAACTAGCTCGAAAAGTGAATGCCAGTTTTACCAATGATCTGTCTCAACTTCTTCCTGAAACTGATTTGTATATTATTGCGGTGAAAGACTCAGCCATTCAGGAAGTACTGGAAAACATTTGGTTAAGAGATGATCAACTGATTGTGCATACCGCTGGCAGCGTTCCAATGAACATTTTAGAAGGATTCAGTGCAAATTATGGCGTATTTTACCCACTCCAAACCTTTTCAAAATCCAGAAAAATCGATTTCTCAGATATTCCGATTTGCATCGAAGCCAATCATCCGTTCAACCTGTTGAAGCTGGAAAAATTGGGAAAAATGCTATCCACGTCTGTTAACCAAATTAATTCTGAGGAACGGAAAACACTTCACCTGGCTGCAGTTTTTGTCAATAACTTTGTAAATCACCTGTATGCAATTGGTGCGGATATTCTTCACGATAAAAAGCTCGATTTTGATCTTCTAAAACCTCTCATTCGGGAAACCGCTGAGAAAATTGTTTCGCTGCATCCCATTGATGCCCAAACCGGACCTGCCAAACGAAATGACCAAGACACAATCAAGACCCAATTAAAAATGCTTCAGGACAGACCGGAGTTTCAGAAAATCTATAGCTTTGCCACCGAAAGTATTTTTCGGCTTCAACAAAAACATGACCATGACCTTCTTTAAAGAAAGATTAAAAAATATTAAAGCATTCATTTTCGATGTCGATGGAGTATTATCATACGACACTTCACCTCTCGACGAAAGTGGTGACCCTGTTAGAACTGCAAATGTGAAAGATGGGTTTGCAATCCGTTATGCACTCCAAAATGGATTTCAGATGGCAATCATTACTGGCGCAAATACACAGCGGGTAAAACTTCGGTATAAAAAACTCGGAGTTGAACACATCTACCTTAACTCGTTTCAAAAAATGGAGTGCCTCGATGACTTTATCGTCAAAACAGGTGTCGCCAAAAATGAGATTTTGTATATGGGCGACGATCTGGTTGATTTCCCAATTATGAAAGAAGTTGGTATTCCGACTTGCCCGGTCGATGCGGTTCCTGAAGTCAAAGCCATTTCGATGTACATTTCGGATAAAAAGGGTGGCGAAGGCTGTGTTCGCGATGTGATTGAACAAGTGATGCGGTCGCAGCAAAAATGGTTTGGGCAGGAAATTAAAGGCATTAAAGCGGATTAAAAACAATAAGTTCGAAGTGCCTGGAATTTAACTCCGAATTTTAACCACTCCGAACTCCGAACTTTCATCATATGTTTCTTCAGAATCTTGAACAATACGAAATTATACTGGCATCAAAATCTCCGCGTCGTCAGCAGTTGCTGAGCGATTTGGGTCTGAGGTTCAGCGTTCAGTCCATGGACATTCCGGAGGTTTTTCCTGACAATTTGGGAATGACCGAGGTTTCGGTTTATCTGGCTGAGCTGAAAGCCGAGGCATTTCGTCCACAGCTAAAAAACAATCAATTGGTGATAACCGCCGACACCATTGTCTGGCTAGATGATCAGGTTCTGAACAAACCAACTGATTATGCCGATGGATTCCGGATGCTGAAGAAATTATCGGGCAAAAAGCACCAGGTCATAACCGGAGTGTGCTTATTATCCGCGGAGAAAAAAGTGTCGTTTTATGCTTTAACCGATGTCTGGTTCAAGGAATTAAGCGATGAAGAAATTTGCTATTATCTGGAGTGCTACCAACCGTACGACAAAGCCGGCGCATATGGCATTCAGGAGTGGATTGGCTATATTGGGATTTACCGACTTGAGGGTTCATTTTTCAATGTTATGGGGTTGCCGGTTCAGAGTGTTTATGAGCATTTAAAGACCTTCTGAAAACTCAAAGGGAAAATCTGATCGCCCCGGTGCTTTAAAAAAGGCAATTGCATTTGTAATAATCCAACGGATAAATAGTAACTTGCCACAAAGTCTATCAAAAAATCATTCTCATGAAATTACATCGATTGTTGATCATTCTGATCTTCATTGGATCCTTTATTCAGCTATCAGGATGCAAGCACCCCAAGCCTAAAATTGGGATTTTAATGCATGGCTATGAAAATGCGCGATGGACGAAAGACAAGGATTATTTGGTTGACAACCTGACTAAAGAAGGTGCTGATATTATGCTTGAAGTTGCTAACGGTGATCAGCAAAAACAAATTGCACAAGCCCAAACAATGATCAGCAATGGAGTTCAGGTGTTGATAGTAGTTGCAATCAGCCAGGACGAAGCAGCTAAGATCGTTGAATTGGCCCATAAAGCCAACGTAAAAGTTATAGCTTACGACCGTCTGATCAATGGATGTAAACTGGATTATTACGTTACCACAAATAGTACACATATCGGTGAACTTCAGGCCTCGTACCTTACTTCGCTAAAACCCAAAGGCAAATATGCCTTGATTTGCGGATCGAAATACGATGGCAATTCGATGAGACTTTTCCTGGGGCAAATGAATATCCTGCACCCTCTCATGGAAACCGGAGACATTCAGCTGGTTTACAGCGAATTCACCGAAGATTGGTCTTCGGCTGAGGGAGCCTTACATACCAAACATATTTTTGAACAAAATACAGATTCGATTACCGCCATTCTTGCCGGAAGCGATGCCATTGCCGATGGTGTACTGGAAGTATTGGAAGAACGCGGTTTGGAAGGGAAAATAATGGTTTCAGGACAAGATTGTGAGTTAGACAATGTGAAAGCAATCATGAATGGAACTCAAACTTGTGATATCCTAAAACCGTTGAAAGAAATGGCTTCAATTACTGCAGAACTAGCCGTCTCGCTTGCGCTTAAAAAACCTTTAAAAATGAAGTTTACCTACGAAAGTAATGGGAAGGCACTGGTGAAATCGATTTTACTTGATGCTTCAATTGTAAACCGAAATAACATTGAGAATACAGTGATTGCCTCCGGATTTCACACTTCGGCTGAGTTAAACCAATAAAACCGCAATATAATTCGCTTAAGTTTTCCACTGGTTTATGATTAAAGCACTGACCTGTATTTTCAATTGTTAATTATATTCGCGACTTAAAATAAATTCAGAAAAAATGTTCAGGAAAAACCTACTCGTTATCGGACTTGTTATGCTTTCCCTTATGCCCGCTGTGGCCAAAGAAGGCATGTGGATTCCAACCCTGCTCAATAAATACAACATCGAAGAAATGAAGCAAATGGGCTTCAAACTTACTGCCGAAGATGTCTATAGCGTCAACAAAGCAAGCATGAAAGATGCCGTTGTTCTGTTTGGAACAGGTTGTACCGGCGAATTGATTTCGGGAGATGGACTTCTGATTACCAATCATCATTGTGGGTTCGACGCGATTCAGAACCACAGTTCGCTCGAACACGATTATCTGACCAATGGATTTTGGGCAAAAAATCGCGAAGAAGAACTTCCAAATCCTGAATTAAGTGTTCGCTTTTTAAACCGTATGGAAGATGTCTCAGATCAGATTTTAGCCGGAACTGAAGGCCAGCCAAGCGATTCAGTTTCAGTAGTTATCAACCGAAACACCAAACAAGTTATAGCACAAGCTACCGAAAAAGGGAAATTTGAGGCTACGGTTCAGCCACTCTTCTACGGAAACCAATATTTCCTATACGTTTACGAAGTTTATACTGATGTGAGATTGGTCGGAGCGCCTCCATCAGCTGTCGGGAAATTCGGTGGCGATACCGACAACTGGATGTGGCCACGTCATACTGGCGATTTCTCTTACTTCCGTATTTATGCCAACAAAGAAAATCAGCCGGCCAAATATTCACCTGATAACGTTCCTTACAAGCCGAAGAAATTTTTCAAAATTTCAATCAAAGGCATTCAGCCAAACGATTTTACCCTTGTGTTTGGCTACCCGGGGAAAACCCAGGAATACTTGCCATCGCAGTCGATCCGGCAAATTATGGAGCAGGGCGATCCCGATAAAATTAAAATCCGCGATCTGAAACTTCGCCTGTTGGCAGCTGATATGAATAAAGATCCTGAAGTTCGGATTCAATATGCATCGAAATATGCCAACACCAGCAATGCCTGGAAAAAATGGCAGGGTGAAGTAAAAGGTTTGAAACGGCTGAATGCCATCGAAGCCAAGCTAAATTTCGAAAGCGAATTCAAAAATTGGGTCGAAGCCAATCCGGAACGAAAAAGTAGATACGGCCAGGTATTGCCGAGCTTCGAAAAGCTTTATGGTGAAATTGCAGGCTACACCAAAGCCAATGATTATTATTCGGAAATCGTTCTCCGCGGAACCGACATTTTTAACATTGTTTCTTTCTTTGAAGCCATTGACAAGCGCTGGCCTTCCCTGTCACCAGCCGATAAGCAAAAAATACAAAAAGCAATTCAACCTAAGCTAAACGAGTATTTCAACGAATACAACCGAGCTACCGACGAAAAAGTCTTTGCAGCTTTGTTGAGCCTTTATGCCAAAGATATGGATCAGACCCTTCTTCCTGAAGATTTTAAATCACTGATGAATAAAACAACTCAGCAAGATTTGATCAGCAAAATCTATCAGGAATCCATATTTTCAGATCAGGAAAAACTAACTAAAGTTACTTCGGCACTGAATGCCAAAAGTTTCAAAACGATCGACCAAGATCCAGTATTTAAAATTTTTAGGAGCCTGAAAAAGCAATTTGATTCGAAAGTTGAACCTTATTACACTTCGCTCCAGAAACAAATTGATGGCACAATGAAAACCTACATGGCAGGGATCATGGAAATGAATCAGGGCAAATCCTTGTGGGCCGATGCCAACAAAACGCTTCGGGTATCTTATGGAAAAGTAGAAGGCTATGAACCAATGGACGGTGTAACCTACTTCTATTACACAACTCTGGAAGGCATTATGCAAAAAGATAATCCGGCCATTTACGATTACAATGTTCCGCAGGGACTGCGCAATTTGTTCCAATATAAAGACTACGGAAGGTATGGAAAAAATGGTCAGATGAACGTTTGTTTCACGGCCTCGAACCATACCACAGGAGGAAATTCAGGCAGCCCGGTTATTGATGCCAATGGAAACCTGATTGGGGTAAATTTCGACCGTTGCTGGGAAGGAACAATGAGCGACCTGATGTTTGATCCGGAACGTTGCCGTAACATTATTCTCGACATCCGGTATGCGCTTTTCATTACGGATAAGCTGTCTGGAGCCGGTTATTTACTAAACGAAATGGTGATTGAGGAATAAAGGCCTCAATCGCACAAAACACAAATGTCTTTTCGCGGATTGATCATCAAAACGGGCAAGTTGCCAGCTTTTTTGATGATCTTTTTCTCTGGAAGTCCAATTACCAAGTCTATCAGTGAGATGGCGCTGCTTCCTGAAAAAATCAGTACATCGCCATTCAAGTCGTCTGCCTTGGCAATCGCTTCATTACAAATTCCCCAGCTTGATGTCTTTCCGGCAACCTCCTGGTGGCGGACATTCATACTGGAAAGAAATTTCTTAAAGAAATTCAGGTTTCGTACTAATTTATCAGCCTGATCCGATTCAGTTTCATGAGCATAAATCAGCTGAACCTGCGACTTGTTGAACCGACCAAAATAAGAAGCCCAGAGCGAAGTTTCCTTTGAGGCTTTGCGAAAATCAATCGGAACCAACACGTTTTTATAGCTTAAAAACCGCGGGATTTCGCCGTTTATAAAAAGAAAGGCGATACTGCTTTCCCGAAAGGCTTTTAGCGCCCAATTGATGTCCAACTGATGAAGTACAACCAAAACAGCTTCATAATCATCAACCAACTTTTGCATATTATCCAGCAACGATTTCTGGAGCAATAACCATGAAATTTCCATGTCGGGCAGGTTTCCTTTCAGGCTATTCGATGTCTGGATCAATTTCTCCTGAAGCTGACTTTTTTGAACTTTATCTTTCCAAATAGCCGTCAAACAAAGCTCCTTTCTTAAAACACCAGCCATGCGAACTCCATGAACAATGACCTCTTTCATCCGTTCCGAGAAATCGCAAATAACCACAATTTTTTGTCCTGAAGAATTTGACATGAGCTTCAACGATAGATTAAGGAAGCAAAAAATAAATCGCAACCTGAAATGCTTCAGCAAACATAACTGATTTTTGCGAACGATGAACATCCTGCAAATGCAGGCAAAAGTCAGTTCCTTCCCAGATTGCTTTTGCTAACTTTGTTTCAAAACTAAAAGCTTGTCAATGATAACAAAAGAATTGATTGCCCCGAAAAGCATTGCGGTTGTAGGCGCTTCGAATAATACGACGAAGCCGGGTGGAAAACTTTTGAAGAACTTGCTTGATAATAATTTCAAGGGCGACCTGTACGTTGTCAATCCAGGTTCGAATGATGTTCAGGGAGTAAAATCCTATCCATCAATCAACGATTTACCACTGGTTGAAATGGCAGTTTTGGCTATTCCTGCTGCTGCTTGTGTGGAAGCCGTTGAGATTTTGGCCACCCAAAAAGGCACGAAAGGATTTATCATTATTTCAGCCGGGTTTAGCGAAGAAAGCGAAGAAGGACGGATACTTGAGCAGAAAATCGTAAAAATAATTCAGGAAAATAATGCTTGTCTCATTGGTCCGAACTGCATTGGAGTCATCACATACGCACACACCAGCGTGTTCACAACTCCTATTCCCAAGCTCGAACAGATGAG is a window from the Aquipluma nitroreducens genome containing:
- a CDS encoding Rossmann-like and DUF2520 domain-containing protein gives rise to the protein MIKNVVIIGAGNLATQLALSLHEKGILVKQVYSRKTEAASELARKVNASFTNDLSQLLPETDLYIIAVKDSAIQEVLENIWLRDDQLIVHTAGSVPMNILEGFSANYGVFYPLQTFSKSRKIDFSDIPICIEANHPFNLLKLEKLGKMLSTSVNQINSEERKTLHLAAVFVNNFVNHLYAIGADILHDKKLDFDLLKPLIRETAEKIVSLHPIDAQTGPAKRNDQDTIKTQLKMLQDRPEFQKIYSFATESIFRLQQKHDHDLL
- a CDS encoding KdsC family phosphatase, whose amino-acid sequence is MTFFKERLKNIKAFIFDVDGVLSYDTSPLDESGDPVRTANVKDGFAIRYALQNGFQMAIITGANTQRVKLRYKKLGVEHIYLNSFQKMECLDDFIVKTGVAKNEILYMGDDLVDFPIMKEVGIPTCPVDAVPEVKAISMYISDKKGGEGCVRDVIEQVMRSQQKWFGQEIKGIKAD
- a CDS encoding Maf-like protein, producing MFLQNLEQYEIILASKSPRRQQLLSDLGLRFSVQSMDIPEVFPDNLGMTEVSVYLAELKAEAFRPQLKNNQLVITADTIVWLDDQVLNKPTDYADGFRMLKKLSGKKHQVITGVCLLSAEKKVSFYALTDVWFKELSDEEICYYLECYQPYDKAGAYGIQEWIGYIGIYRLEGSFFNVMGLPVQSVYEHLKTF
- a CDS encoding substrate-binding domain-containing protein produces the protein MKLHRLLIILIFIGSFIQLSGCKHPKPKIGILMHGYENARWTKDKDYLVDNLTKEGADIMLEVANGDQQKQIAQAQTMISNGVQVLIVVAISQDEAAKIVELAHKANVKVIAYDRLINGCKLDYYVTTNSTHIGELQASYLTSLKPKGKYALICGSKYDGNSMRLFLGQMNILHPLMETGDIQLVYSEFTEDWSSAEGALHTKHIFEQNTDSITAILAGSDAIADGVLEVLEERGLEGKIMVSGQDCELDNVKAIMNGTQTCDILKPLKEMASITAELAVSLALKKPLKMKFTYESNGKALVKSILLDASIVNRNNIENTVIASGFHTSAELNQ
- a CDS encoding S46 family peptidase codes for the protein MFRKNLLVIGLVMLSLMPAVAKEGMWIPTLLNKYNIEEMKQMGFKLTAEDVYSVNKASMKDAVVLFGTGCTGELISGDGLLITNHHCGFDAIQNHSSLEHDYLTNGFWAKNREEELPNPELSVRFLNRMEDVSDQILAGTEGQPSDSVSVVINRNTKQVIAQATEKGKFEATVQPLFYGNQYFLYVYEVYTDVRLVGAPPSAVGKFGGDTDNWMWPRHTGDFSYFRIYANKENQPAKYSPDNVPYKPKKFFKISIKGIQPNDFTLVFGYPGKTQEYLPSQSIRQIMEQGDPDKIKIRDLKLRLLAADMNKDPEVRIQYASKYANTSNAWKKWQGEVKGLKRLNAIEAKLNFESEFKNWVEANPERKSRYGQVLPSFEKLYGEIAGYTKANDYYSEIVLRGTDIFNIVSFFEAIDKRWPSLSPADKQKIQKAIQPKLNEYFNEYNRATDEKVFAALLSLYAKDMDQTLLPEDFKSLMNKTTQQDLISKIYQESIFSDQEKLTKVTSALNAKSFKTIDQDPVFKIFRSLKKQFDSKVEPYYTSLQKQIDGTMKTYMAGIMEMNQGKSLWADANKTLRVSYGKVEGYEPMDGVTYFYYTTLEGIMQKDNPAIYDYNVPQGLRNLFQYKDYGRYGKNGQMNVCFTASNHTTGGNSGSPVIDANGNLIGVNFDRCWEGTMSDLMFDPERCRNIILDIRYALFITDKLSGAGYLLNEMVIEE